TTGGTAAAACATAGATTCTATGTCACCCATCAAGGCCACCTTTTCTAGACGAAATCTGAGGAGCACTCCAATCAGGGAATTAGTCATATCAGGACCTTGCATCAACTTGTCATTAAGGGAACTACCCTGGTATTTAGCACTACAGTCAAAGACTACTCTAATCTTATTTGGCTTTTTTGGATGGTAGACACCATGGTGAGGTAGATACCATGCAGGTTGTTCATCATACGACTGATCCTCCGGAACCTTATAAGCATATCCTTCAGACACCAATTTCTCAACAAATTCCACATAATCTTCACGGTACTTTGGATttagtttcatttttcttctttgccattGTGCTCGTTTCACTGCCTgttctctattgtttaccaagttaACTTTATTGGTTCTAAATGGTAGGGGAAGCTGGTAGTGTCCATTGGTAAACTGAATGTTTTTTGCCACTTCTTTGAGGAACTGTTGATCTTCTTGTGACATACCCTTCTCATCAGGAATTCTACCAACATCTTTCTCACTAAAGTCTCTTTCAAACATATGGACCACAGCTGCAGGAAGAAAACATTCCTTTACCCTTTCAACTTCCTGAAGAAAGACATGGTGACATGAAATACTGTTCTTCTCTGAAGAGTATTTAAAATGTAGAGGTCCACTAACAGTCCATCCATGGTGGTAAAGAACTGCATAAGAATCTTGACCCTTGGCTGGAAGCACCTCTAATGGTTGCAGTGCTTTagggcaattactgccaatcaaCAAATCAATCTCCAGATCAGCTCTATAATCAGGAATTAGATCAGCAATATTCCTCAGACCGGCCACCTTTTTGAGCAATTTTGGTTTTGGTATCTGTTGATGACTCACTGGGATATCTTGACGAGTAAAGGTTTTTGGCAGATCAATAGTGTTGTTTCCTTCCATATCTGTAACACACAAATTATTAACCGCCAAAGTATTCACAATGTTTACGCCATGCATGGTTTGAAGCTTTAAGCATGTCTCTGTTCCAGATGCACCTATCTGCTCTCGTAAACTCTCTGTGATGAAACATCCAGTGCTGCCATTATCAAAAAAGGCATAAGTGTCCAaaactactttgtttcctttctgATATACTTTTACTGGGAGAATAGCCTGTAATATTGTATTTACTTCACTAACATGATTGGTAGTACATGTGCTAACAATAATTTCACTTGCATCTTTGCTTGATGAGCTATCATTCTCTTTATGTAGCTTGAATCCGTCGATATGCAGTGATGTGGGATGCCTCTTAGAGCATGTCTTACATTGCTTCCTTTTCATACATCCTTTAGAGGTATGGTTGAGACCAAAGCATCCAAAACACAACCTTCTCTCCTTaaggaaatctattttttcttcagaGGTCTTCTTAGCAAAATTCCAGCAATCGTCAAGATCATGGTTTTTCTTGCACATTGGACATGATTTCTCTTTCTCAGACACTATTGATGTCTTTCTATTTTCTGGATTCAGTTCTGCTTGGGTAGCAAAGCTTGAACTTTTGCTCTTTTGTTGACAAGATCTGAATTTGAAGCTACCAGAGTTGTTTTCAGGCTTTGAGTAATTATTTTGAAGAGCAAACTTGCTGAATGCTGGGTCGTTTGCTGCCTTTgcctttttataaacaaattcaacCAAATCTGCAAAATCAACTCCTCCCTTTTCTTCCCTCAAATGTCCAGCCAGGCTACACCACTTGTTCTGAAGAAATGTTGGAAGTTTTTTAACAACTGCTTGAAGGTTAGGAAGATGATTTAGTACTTCCATGTGTGACAAGTTTGTCATGGCATGTCTGCACTTAATAAGGAATAAAGCAAATGTATACAAGCTATGAGGATCTTCGTGTTTCAGTGCAGACCAAGAAATAAGTTTCTTAATATATGCCATCGACACCTTGTAGGGATCTCCATACTCTTGACTGAGCAAATTCCTAGCTGTAGTATATCCTTCTGAAGAACTCATATACAAGCATCCACCTATCAAGTCTTTGGCTTCCCCTTCAAGTTGCTGATCCAAGTAGTACAGTTTGTCAGCATCACCCGAAGCATTTGGGGCAATTCTGGCATCAAATGCCATCATGAAACTGGCAAACTCAATAGGATCACCTTTAAATTTTGGTACTTCTATGCTTGgaagcaacattgctgcagtcatgtGCTGCTGTGTCTTCAGGAGCATCTCTTGTTGGGACTGTAGTTGCATATCAAGATTTGGCTCGGAGAACCGACACTGGCTAGAACTACAGGGAACGTTCGCTTTCAACTGAGGAGTATCTGCTATTATATCCGAAGGTTGTGGTTGGAACGGGTCTACATTTTGATTCAACTGGGAAGGAGTATCTTTCGGCACGATATCCGAAATATTGTCAGCTTCAGCATAAactctttctcttgcttgagacattGCAATTTTTGTTTCTAATTCCAATTGCTCTTGCTTTTTTCTAAGTATAAATTCTTGCTCTTCCATCACTTTTGCTTTTTCTCTCATAGCATGTTGAACCATCAATTCTGCCAGTCTAGCTTTCTCTTTGAGGCGAGCAGATCTTACACTATTTCTGCTGGACTTGGTCCTGCTAGTGGATGAGGAACAAAGACTTTTTCTATCAAGGTCTGCCGTCAATTGTAATTCACTTTCCTTGACCCAGTTATTCATTTCTGAAATGAAACGATCAATGGATACTGTATTTTCTGAATACCTCTTATTTACTGTGTTTCGTTCACTGGAATCTGTTAAATGCTTCTCATATTGCTGAAAacattcatcatattcatcacgtAATTTACAGAAAATAATCATTTCAGACTTCACCAGATGGAGATTATCACAATTATCCATTAGTCTAAAGATCTCATTTCTCCTTTTGGTCACAGCAGACAGAGCAGCAGTCTGGgcatttttcaaagttttcatttgcTCTTGTATCACTTCGAGACAATCTTCACTGACTATAGACACAGCAACTTCGCTAGATTCCGGCATTTTCAATCACAAGATTTTCTTGAACTaatgtagctgccgttttcttcaaagccacagggatgagatggagaatagacacagatactgttactcacgtcacactttattaaaaatttgatataaagttcaagttggtatcacaagacactttaaaccaccttaaagctttaaatcacttaacactaagcactacaacttaagttgaccataactgtaaaaacttatactgtagttggtcagtactccaagaccagagaaccaatgatgagtactttgctagtagtgcagggcgacgaggttcaagaaactgaaaacaacaaaatacaaacttactaaatttgttaaaaagaaattccataataaacaaagaattgaatagtttgctttcactacaaaacaccacaaacatgaaatagaatatatacaaatttcagtaaagaaataaacttacatctgtgttactctaaactacatccaatacaagcgaaacgaatttccaaagaaatgttcttcacactttgaagacttcttctactctgtcagtcatcaaaaaccttgatcctatttctaaaacatataattgttacagtgtgattccaacactgataactaccaggataaacaatcttttcaagaactactcaacacttaacaaacaaattacagcagtaactatcaaaaaaagactgaacaatgtttacatgtaaaacggacaaaatatctacaatacaatttaaccgtaatcaccaagttgaaaaacagagcttattaaataattatatacagaaatggtttctataaaatgctgcatttacaattattattattatttttcttttcattatttttataattactattaaggACGTTTTCAAATTGAAAAGTGACAACAATTAGTTGTAGCCGCACTGAACAAAATCACATTATTCAGTTAATAAATCCAATTTGCTGCGTGTTGATTAAACCTTGAATCTTATCAACACGAACACTGAGTCTCAGGATGATATAGTAAACGATACTTCTGCTTTAACCCAATGTATTTATCTTACCATAATGCTTTGTTTATTTTCACTTTGCGGGAGATGCACAATTGTTCTCATACCAAGACTTGCATTTGGATTAAAGGCCTCCGGTTTAAGAGCTATTGCCCAATTTCCCTAAAAACTTCGCGATTTCCATAAGGTTTTGTTATCTTAACgcagagttttattttttttttatataactcgtaatttcaaatatattttcctttagaTATGAAATGTATAAGCATGAAGCTGATTATGGCTTTCAATTGATTATCTTTGGGAAGtaaacccccactctctctctctctctctctctctctctctctctctctctctctctctctctctctctctctctctctgtcaaagtaataatgatagtaatagctaCAATAGCATAAATGATACCaagaataattataacattaatgaaTTAGGAGGTTCCTGCTGTTGAGAACAAATTGGCATGGAAGTACAAagcgaaaaaaaagagaaatatctaaAATATCACCCGACTCATTACAGGCCATTTTTTTTAGCTCTGACATCACTTCTCCATGCGGATGCAATAAAGGAAAAGATTATATCAGATACCAACCGACAGAATACGTGAAAACTCACCCAAGTACCTGTGGTGCAATATTAGAAATTGCCAATATTCCCATCACAAGGGATGCAAAAGAAATCCATTTCGCATTCTTTTCCCCTCCCCTTATCATGCAACCACCTTTCCTCCTCGGCTCGGTCTTCCTTTACCCGATTCCTCCTCCTCTGCCTCCTCACATCATCTTcgccttccttctcctcctccttctgatCCCATATACCCTTTTTCCCTCATTTCTTTCTCTTCCCACAGTACCCATAATCcccctcttcttcatcttcttctatccctcctctttcctcttcccATAGTTCTGAAGAAGTAGAACAGCAACTTTGCATCAATCAGTAGCGACACCAAATCTAGGACCCCCTTCCCAACAATCAATCACAACAAACCTCTAACCTAATATCCCCTCCCTCACCATTAATGCTCCCATGGGACCCCTACCTCCTTCCCCACACGACACCACTTCTCATCATGTCATGGCAATACTACTAGATGTATATGAGAAGACTAGCAATCAGGAACTTCATATGCCTGAATCCTTTCTATTTTCAAATTAATTACAAAAAAAGGTGAATGATTTGCTAGACTAGTGTTGTCCTAGATATCGAAATTTTCCTGGCAGAAAAAACTCCCTAACCCTGAGACACCGGCGAGTAGTgttacaaaaaatagaaaaaataaaaggacaataaaaaaaaaatatctataatcgGACCTTTAAGGTAAAAGCTGAAATTTTACCTTTATATCAACCATTCATCAATTCTCTTGAGGTTGTAAACACCAAAAAATGAAGAGTGGTATTGGTCCTCTATATGGATCGGGTACCAAAGTAACTAAAGAAATATGTAAACGCCTATCACGTCATTACTCCAAGTATTCGTCTCCGAACTCGAACCAAAAGATGAAGTATCCAGTTATTTTTTTCTAACTAAGAGGCAATGAACTTCAGACACTTCAAAACATTGAGTATACGgaagaaattactgaaaaataTGATAGGACACACTAAGAATTAACTCTGCAGCGGGGCCAGACCACTTCTCTGCAATGCCGTTGAAATCATGCAAAACAGTACTGACGAAATTCGTCTATCTCCTGTGGCTTGAATCGCAAAATAATTAAGACATAGCAGACATCTTTAGATATGCAGTAACTTCCCCAACACGAAAGCCAAACAGCAAATGCCGTTTCCCAAAATCGTTCCGCCTTATATCAGTAACATCCCATCTTATAAAAATCTTTGAGAAAATCATATGGAAAGCAGTCCTCAAACATATGACTGATAACAGCTTTATACTTACAAACCACCATGGATTGTACAGTGGAAATGTATGGTATCGCTGCTTATAAACCAGACAATAATTATAATACTGGAGTCATTAATTACAATATTGGAGTCTGGTGGCGAATTAGTCACTATCCACCTTGCCTTCGCCAAGTCTTTCAGCTAAGTAGATAATTCTATACTATGTAACAAGATCAAATAAAATCGGATTGGTGGATCAGAAGGGACATGGCTACACAAGCTTCTCTCTCACGGCCTTTAATCTAAGGAACTGTCCTCaatgtggtagcctattggcaGCGTCCCTGCCaggcgatctgctagactggggttcgagacctgctcattctcgatagtgtctgcaaccttaccatccttgtgagcttaggaattggggttttggggagcctataggtctacctgctgagtcatcagcagccattgtgtgtCCCTCCCTGAGGTGGAGAGAAGACTTAggtactgatcatatgcatatatggtcaatctttagggcattgtcactgtcccttgcctctgccattcatgaacgacctttaaaccatcCCAAATCAGCCAGTCGACGCATTAAAACACATGCAAGAGTGAACTAGTTGTGCCACTGGCCACTTCGGCGACACTGATGCACGGATAAATCTCACTCGCCATCTTGAATTCAATTCCGAAGTCAGATCTAATAATTGTTTCAATAATGGTAATAAGTCGTATATTAGACTACACAAGAGGAAACCTCAACaggtaacccctctctctctctctctctctctctctctctctctctctctctctctctctctctctctctctctctctctctctctctctctctaataataataataatgataataataatgatgataatcatgatgatagATGTATCCTTGAAGACAAACTCTCGCTATCTCTACCTTGTCTATATTgctcctaaatctctctctctctctctctctatctctctttctctctctctctctctctctctctctctctctctctctctctctctctctctctctctctctctctctctcaaacttatttTATGAGCGTTTCAGCACCCATCTCACAGCTTGCGTGCTTGTGACGCATTTCAGTCAAAGGAAGACACTATTAGTTATTGGGACAGCGTCGTTATTCCGGGTCGTAAGGATCCATAATCAAGGTGATGTTTGACCCAACTCAGCTGATGCCATGTTGGTTCCTTTGACCCCTTTCCCTCTATGTCCTTTTGTCTGTATGCTTGTCTCTTTGGAAGGCCTTCAGGATACTTTTAAATCGCATAGTAGGATTTAGTACCGATTTGTGTTGCTTCAGTTTATTGtgctagaaaattattattattattgttattattattattattattattattattattattattattgttgttgttgtagtagctattattattattaactagtatgcgtaacccgtcaaaaatgacggatgttTAGATGATaggcacgcacgcacacagattcaacccttcccaccctgtccccctttcctaactacaacatgacagtttcggcaattcgtgggagattgtggttttcgagtgtacctttcggggtactccctctcaccagggtatgattacttcctctctcccAGCCCAAGGGacatggagagaccgagtagttgaacatctggcaatgctgctgagtgggacagtatacactcacatatatatatatatatatatatatatatatatatatatatatatatatatatatatatatatatatgtatatacacacccatatatatatatatatatatatatttatatatatatatatatttacacagacacatatatatatatatataaatatatatatataatatatattatatatatatataatatatatatatatatatatatatatatatatatatatatatataaccagatacgtTGCcatttatatagggaagattaccaTTTTGAACAATATTTATGATAAAGTTATATATCAGAGTAATAAATATTATTGCTCCCACTATTGTTTGTTTATATGTCATGTGGTTCACTTGTGGAGGTTCCACGCCATATGATTCGACATCTtttgatcttttttatttttctcttgacgTTGATTTGTCGCAACTTCTTGTTATCCACAaagattacttttatttattttttattttgtaagttaATCTCTTTGTGAATGATAGATATTCCTATTTTCTCATGGGTTGAATGTTTATActaattttatagttttattttatgtttatactaattttatatttatactaatgtttatatttatactaaCGTTTATACTTATCTTATATTTATGTGTAGGGTTACCCTGATCAACATCTGACGGGTAGAGTGTATATAAGGACCATGGTAAAGTGAAGGAAATAGTAATTCATATATAGAATGGATTCTTTTTTGGGGTTATTATCAGGACTATGAAGTGTATTATAAAAGTTACAAGGAAGatagtgaatttctctctctctctctctctctctctctctctctctctctctctctctctctctctcacacacaagcacatgcagtaagtaatgtaatatatatatatatatatatatatatatatatatatatatatatatgcgtgtgtgtgtgtgtgtttgtatatgtgtgtatgtgtggatatttctgtgttttttgtttgtgtgttcgtttgtttaTACTGTATTGGCTCACATTCcccttttttatttgcttttaaagAAGTGATTCTTAGTAAACTTCAGTACCTCACGTGACGGTCTGACTTAGCTGGGGGTGTTGGTGCACGCTATGAAGATTAATTCCTTGAGAGTGCAAATGGATTAGACAAATCTAAGGAAGTAAGATTTATTTATCAATATCCTGACTATGacgtatgtgtatgtgcgtatcaAGACTTGCAAGAATGTTCAACTTAAATGGTATAACGGGTTATCTGTATTCCGTATATTGGCAAGGGATGAATAGGTCTAGTTCTCTCttcttatttatgtatacatagatacatacatacgtacacacatacgtaaatacatacatgcatacatacatacatacgcgaaGCATCTACTCGTAGTATGGGTTCGCTccttaa
The sequence above is drawn from the Palaemon carinicauda isolate YSFRI2023 chromosome 40, ASM3689809v2, whole genome shotgun sequence genome and encodes:
- the LOC137631882 gene encoding uncharacterized protein codes for the protein MPESSEVAVSIVSEDCLEVIQEQMKTLKNAQTAALSAVTKRRNEIFRLMDNCDNLHLVKSEMIIFCKLRDEYDECFQQYEKHLTDSSERNTVNKRYSENTVSIDRFISEMNNWVKESELQLTADLDRKSLCSSSTSRTKSSRNSVRSARLKEKARLAELMVQHAMREKAKVMEEQEFILRKKQEQLELETKIAMSQARERVYAEADNISDIVPKDTPSQLNQNVDPFQPQPSDIIADTPQLKANVPCSSSQCRFSEPNLDMQLQSQQEMLLKTQQHMTAAMLLPSIEVPKFKGDPIEFASFMMAFDARIAPNASGDADKLYYLDQQLEGEAKDLIGGCLYMSSSEGYTTARNLLSQEYGDPYKVSMAYIKKLISWSALKHEDPHSLYTFALFLIKCRHAMTNLSHMEVLNHLPNLQAVVKKLPTFLQNKWCSLAGHLREEKGGVDFADLVEFVYKKAKAANDPAFSKFALQNNYSKPENNSGSFKFRSCQQKSKSSSFATQAELNPENRKTSIVSEKEKSCPMCKKNHDLDDCWNFAKKTSEEKIDFLKERRLCFGCFGLNHTSKGCMKRKQCKTCSKRHPTSLHIDGFKLHKENDSSSSKDASEIIVSTCTTNHVSEVNTILQAILPVKVYQKGNKVVLDTYAFFDNGSTGCFITESLREQIGASGTETCLKLQTMHGVNIVNTLAVNNLCVTDMEGNNTIDLPKTFTRQDIPVSHQQIPKPKLLKKVAGLRNIADLIPDYRADLEIDLLIGSNCPKALQPLEVLPAKGQDSYAVLYHHGWTVSGPLHFKYSSEKNSISCHHVFLQEVERVKECFLPAAVVHMFERDFSEKDVGRIPDEKGMSQEDQQFLKEVAKNIQFTNGHYQLPLPFRTNKVNLVNNREQAVKRAQWQRRKMKLNPKYREDYVEFVEKLVSEGYAYKVPEDQSYDEQPAWYLPHHGVYHPKKPNKIRVVFDCSAKYQGSSLNDKLMQGPDMTNSLIGVLLRFRLEKVALMGDIESMFYQVQVPKDQHKYLRFLWWPGGELESELTEYRMGVHIFGAVSSPSIANYALRAAADHARDKYGPDVEHTIKTNFYVDDYLKSVPSEEQALRLVKDVTAALKERGFRLTKFVSNSRLVLKSIPQEDRSKDRQTCDLDYDELHVERALGLQWNIENDYFTFSASLDPKPFTRRGILSTVCSLYDPLGFVAPFLLPAKRILREVCQDSSLGWDDVIPEKYLKPWRRWLDDLPILSNLKIPRCVKPKEFGTVTSTQLHMFSDASNEGYGAAAYMRLSDNSGRISTALLMGKSRVCPVKATTIPRLELTAAVVSINLAQHILKELQITVDQTFYHTDSTTVLHYIFNDRKRFPIFVAIRVKVIKDFSENTQWRYVQSKENPADIASRGFTSQQMLNSNTWFDGPYFLKGPEELWKNYMPHGVVELEGSTSFAVHPEDGEGNAVDKFLEYYSSWHRLRMAVAVYHRLFSILKSKRQARINGSFTAEELDAAEKAVIRYIQKKTFSKEVTLLQKSEGSRGRGLCSSSSIYKLDPFIDPKDRLLRVNGRLSKAEISAGEKHPMILPRKSHITTLIIRYTHEKLAHAGRNHVMAKLRELYWIIRTNASVRQVLQRCVICRKMRNPVLNQKMADLPLERVIPAAPFTHTGVDFFGPQEVKEGRQIRKRYGVLFTCLSTRAIHIETANSLDTSSFINALRRFVARRGNVKKIWCDNGTNFHGAEELRKSLQEMNDDQVRAFLSKESISWTFNPPTASHMGGVWERQIRTVRKVLTPLFKEHAGRLDDESYRTLLTEVEAIVNDRPLTTVSDSPDYLQPLSPAQLLTQKSSVVKPPPGVFQKGDMYLRQRWRYVQFLANLFWTRWRREYLSTLQERQKWNKEKRHLQVGDIVLVKDDNQLRSNWMMGRVISTGKDRTGIVRSVVLKTQTSELLRPIQKLVLLLAVEEQ